The Bosea beijingensis genome contains the following window.
GTTGTTTACCATGATGTTGCCTTATCAAAGGACATGGTTCCAACTGTGCGGCCGGGTGAGTACCCAACCGTTCCAGACCCGGCCTTGGCCGCGGTGCCAGACGTTATAGAAACACAGGCCTCAGGGACGCATAGATCAGGCCCATGACGAAGATACTGCTCGCCGAAGACGACAACGATATGCGTCGCTTCCTGGTCAAGGCCCTGCAGAATGCGGGCTATGACGTCGCCTCATTCGACAACGGCCTGTCGGCCTATAACCGCCTGCGCGAGGAGCCGTTCGAGCTCCTGCTGACGGATATCGTCATGCCCGAAATGGACGGCATCGAGCTGGCGCGTCGCGCCACCGAGCTCGATCCCGACATCAAGGTGATGTTCATCACCGGCTTCGCCGCCGTGGCGCTGAACCCCGATTCGCAGACCCCGAAGGATGCGAAGGTGCTGTCCAAGCCCTTCCATTTGCGCGAGCTCGTCAACGAAGTCGAGAAGCTGCTGGCGGCCTGAGCGCCGTTCGGCATCTCGCGAAAAGAGATGCCAACAGCCTCGTGAGAATTTATGCGGCAAACGCCTTGCCACCCGCGAAGCGAGCCGCTATAGCCCCCTCACCTCGCAGCGTGAACGCGGCCAACACGGCTCGGACACGCTTCCGGAAGCCTCCTCAGGGCGGCGACGGGCGCGTAGCTCAGCGGGAGAGCACTACGTTGACATCGTAGGGGTCACAGGTTCGATCCCTGTCGCGCCCACCATTTAACCCCCTGTTCTGTAAGGCCTTTACGGAACGGGGGGTTCCTCCAATCTTCCTCAGTTCATCGCGATTCAATCGCACTTCAATAGCAAAGAGCCGCGTATCGGTGAGCTTCTGCAGCTCGCTGATGACGAAGTCGGTCGCGAGCGCGACGTCTTCGAGAATATCGAAGGGTAGCCCTTCGTAGTGCTCGGTCGTTGCAGAGCCCTCCCTAACGGTGTGACCGAGCCATCCCGAGCGAAACTCGCGCGACACTCCAGGGCACAGCTTCCTGACATGGGTGCTCATGAAGGAGCGGAAGGATTTCTGGGTGAGATCAGGCACTCCGGCATCGTCAGCGATTCGCTTGATGGCCTGCTTCACCTGCTTCACTCGCTTTCCCTTGTAGACCAGGAGCGGAACTGCCTCTCGCGGCCTTTCGCCATATCGCTTGATCCAGGCAGCCACGTCTTCCTGTGACCAGCGGTCGAGCCAATCGGCCAGCCCTCGAGTCACCGGAATGTCGGGTCGGCGCTTGTTCGTCTGGATCCGGCCCACCGGGTTCAGCTTCACGATGCCGATCGTCCGATCGTACTGAGTCCCAGGATCAAAGTCCGCGATGGCTTCCGGGCGAGCCCAGGTGTTCAGAGCGAGGATGATCCAGCGCTTGAGATGGGGTGTCTCCACGGCGTCGATGAAGGTCGCCATCTCGGCCATCGACGGGACGAAGCCGCCTTTTCGAGGTGGGGCAATCCTGAGCTCTCGCGAAATGCGGACACGCTGATAGACGATCTTCGGCGCATGGGCGACGAGCGCCCCTTCGACATGACGACCGATCGGATCCACACGCATCTTGACAGCGGCAGCGTCGTTCAGGGCAGCGCCGAGAACGCTCAATGTGCGATCAATATATGCGGCGCTGTGGTTGTGCCGTTGATGGCAAAACCGGGCGAGATCCAGCTGCCGTGATGGCGTCCAGAAGGAGACTGGCACCGTCAGGTCCTTTGCGCCGTCCCGCAGGTACTCGACGATGATTTCAATCGCGCGCGCCGCCTGAGCCTCGCTCGCAATCGTCGTCGCGTGGCCGTTCAGATAGGCCTCGAGGACGTGAACCGTCAGGACCTCTCCCGGGAGGGGGCACTCTTCTGCCGATCTGGCGGGAGCGGCTGCGACGAGTGCGACCAGGGCCTGCCGCGCTTCTTCGCCATCCGCAGTGCGGAGGCTTCTGCGGCGGACCGTGCGAGTTCCGGCGTCATAACGGCAGGCGTAGTAGATGCCTCCGCGTTCGGGATGGGGGACGTCGAGATAGTAGCCTCCGTACTCCCAACCGATGGCGCCCGGATTGGCGCTTGCAGTGCTGGGGACGGATCGCGACTTTTTGGACATGACGAAGGCCTTCGATACTGGCGATTGATGTAGGCTTGGACATCCTCAGGGGTGAAGCGCGGCCCTACCGGGAACGCGTAGAAATCGATCGCTCCGGACTTTCGGGCGCGCCGAAGCTCGCCAGAGCGGAAAAAAGGCCATAGGGCCTCGACTTCCTGCTCGGTGAGGTATTTTTCCGGGGGGATCACATCGAGAACCATCACGGCACACTGCCGCGCTGATACCGATGAGGATCGTCAAACGAGGGGACGGTTTGCGGCACGAGTGATTCCACGGCTAAACCCCGCCCTAAGGCGCAGCGTCCGTGCCTCACTCGAATTCGCCCAGGCTGGCACATTTGCCTGGCACGGCGGGATCGCGGGTCTCAACGCGACGGCCCAGCGGGATCTGTTTACGCCGACCCCTAATTCGTTCCAACGACGCGGCCGCTACGAACATGAGCCGTAATCGACCAAGACCTTCCGGATGTCGAATGCCGACGGCCTCCGGTTGCCGCCGGCGCTGCCGAACATCGTGGTCACGCGGCAACAGCGCTGTTTCATCGGAAGGCGAAGGGGCGAGGTATCCCGGTGTGTGGAGAATCCCGCTGGCCGTCACCCGCGACCCGAATCGATCACGATGCACAAAGAACATAGCATGAATTCCTATGAGATCGAAGCCACCGAGCTGCTCGAGGCTTTGTGAGGGCAAGCGGGACCTGCGCCGCTGCAAGCCTCGCTCTTGGCTGCGATGAGGTCAGGTTCGTCCGGCCAGTTTCTGGCGCTCGCGACGTCGCATGACGAGCGTCGTCGCGAGCAGGGTGGCGAGGCCGCAGCCCGTCATTGCCTCGCGCGAGACGGCCGCATCGCCAGCGATGTCGCAGGCCCGTCCGAGATATGTTTCGAAGAGTTGCTCCCGCAGGAGTGCGACTTCGCCGATGAAACCGTTGGAGTAGGGCTTGCAGGAATAGTCGCTCTGCAGCACCTCTCTGTGCCAGGCTGCAAGCGCCGAGAGCTGACGATCATCGATGCCATCGCGCAGGCTCTTCCCAGCCATGGGCACTTCGGCTCCGCCGATCAGATGAGTGTCAAGATCACAGCTGGCGACCCCTCCCGCTTCCGGCAGGAACGTGGCGAGAAGATCCCGGAACACTGCGTTGTTCTGCAGCGGTCTTTTGACCAGCAGCGCCATCAGCAGGTCGCTCGCGATCAGCAGATCGGCAGCATTAGCAGCCTCGGCGAATTCAGCAGTATCGCGCCGGCTTGGAAGCGCTTTGGTCGCTTCGCTGATTACCTTCATGCGCGCGTAGGCGTTAACGAGGAAGGCCTCGGAGTAGCCAGGCAAGCTATTGCTCTGAAAGAACGAATTGAATGCCTCGCGCTGGTCGGGCGAGCAGTCGAGAATGGCCGACATCGCGTCGGTAATCGGCGGCTTGCCCGGTGAGCTAACATGCCCGAAGGTGATGATAGTCATAGTCTTCACTTTCAGTATTTTGTCTTTCGGGGGTTATTCGGAATTACTTCCAAACAATCTTCTTTGTGCCTCGACTGACCTCGTGCATCCGTTTTGGCGTTCGAGAGCAGCGGAACGGACTTCGACGAAGATGCTGGTCTGTCGCGGCGGATTATTCCGGGCCGCTGAGCATGCTTGGCAGGCCGCGATGCCTTTATGGCATCGGATACACGGCGAAGCGTGTACGGCGAGATCTGGCATCCTAGGCCCAAGGGGCTTGCGCCGGTCCGGGCGCCGTGTGATCGGCACGTCGTGTTTTTGAGCATGTGCCTGGCGGATTGCAGCCGTTGACGACCGCAATCCGAGTTTCGAGTGCTCTCGAAGCATCCGAGCGGTGAGCTCAGATCGCGTTGCCGCCGCTGGACGTCTGCACGAGGCGGACACCTGGGAGGTTCAGTGCCATGATCGCTTGCTGGACCTCGGATCGGCTTCGACAGGCGACGTAGCACCCCGCCTCATTGCGGATGCCGATCTCGACGATGGCGCTCGTCGGGATGGTTTCGAACGACACGTACCAGGTCGAGGCTTTGATGAACCCGCCACCGGAGAGGATCAGGGCACGGCGCGTGTCCTTGTCGACTTTGGTCGTCGACCACTGAAGCCAGTTGAAGAGACCATGACTGTGCTCAGGGAGGTCGATTTGGATGCGAACCTGTCGCTTGTCAGCGAAGCGCGCTCCATTTGGCGGACGAACGCCGTCAGCCTCCTCGAAGAAGCGGCGCTGGCTCGCGGTGAGCAGCCCAGGCTCGCCAAGCCCGTGTTCAGCTGGATCGGAATCGGTGGTCAGGTTGACGCCGTTAGCGATCAGGTTCCGACCGTAGTACCTGCGCTTGTCGGGCTTCTTCATGTTCCCAACGAGGTTGGGACTGTCGATCACGACCTCCCCGCGATTGAGGCCGTACGTCATGATCGACTCGATGTGTTCGATCGCGGTGAAGTGATACAGTTCCATGCGGCAAACTCTCTACTTTCTCGGGGGTAATTCCCCTTTCGCTACGCCGCGGACTTCTCTCAGTGAAAAAGCCCCGCACTCGGTGAGGCAGGGCTTCTCTGTTCGTTTTGGATCGAGATCGAGCGGGTAATAGAGCGGAGACCTCGCTGCGGGCCCTTGGCCCCTCGCAGAGCGTCAGAATGCCTCGCGATACCGCTTCGCGGCGTCGGCCATGCCCTCGCCTTCGAGCCAACGGAGGAGCACGTCCGATGGAGCAGGCTTTTGGCCGTAAGCATGGGCCAGCAAGGTTGAGCCGGGTCGATAGATTGTGACCGTCACGCCGCCGAACGGGCGTTGCTTAGGCCCGGGACTCT
Protein-coding sequences here:
- the cpdR gene encoding cell cycle two-component system response regulator CpdR; its protein translation is MTKILLAEDDNDMRRFLVKALQNAGYDVASFDNGLSAYNRLREEPFELLLTDIVMPEMDGIELARRATELDPDIKVMFITGFAAVALNPDSQTPKDAKVLSKPFHLRELVNEVEKLLAA